The nucleotide window ATACCTCATATCCGCCATATTGTCCACCGCTGTGGCGAATACAGAAGCTGTCTGTGCGCAGAACGAATATGTTGTTTTTCCACCGCCGGAGGGTCAGACGTGTGGCGAGTATATGCAGGCGTATATCAAGAGCGCGGGAGGTTATCTTGTGGATAAGAGCAGTAATAGTACATGTACTTATTGTACTATTGGGGATAGTAATGTGTTTTTAGCGAGGGTTCAGTCGCATTATGATGAGCGGTGGAGGAATTTTGGGTTGATGTGGGTTTATATCATCTTTAATGTTTTTGCGGCTTTGGCGCTGTATTGGCTTGTTAGAGTCCCGAAGAAtaagaaggggaagaaggagaagaaggagtgAAGAGATTATGAGACAGGCAATAATGGGAGGATCACTTTTCTTGGTTCTGTATATCATGCCATTACTATTTGAAGCTTAATTGATAGCGCGCTTGTCATAATCGCTAGTCATCACCGTCCCGTGTCCATCTTAAGCTTGTCGCAAAATTCAATGCGAACAGAATTAAATATTCTTCAATTCTCGGTGTCCCATAACTGCTATCTTAAACtccaagcagctcaagaGTTCCATGGTCGACAATACAAGCAGAGTATCTCTCTGCCATGGCGAATACCACCTCATCTGGCTGCATAGTCTGAGGAGTCATAGCCCATAGGAAGCCTTGCATACTATATCGTCGGTAATCATCCCACAGATCCTCCCTTGTCAACTTCGGCCCTCCCTCTTTATGCAAAGCCTCCAAATACGTATCAACCAGACTTGCTTCATGTTTCCGTCTATCCTCAACAGTTAGAGCACCCGTGAGGAAGTAAGCCAAGTCAAGAACCGACGGTCCATACTGCAGACCCTGCCAATCGATAAACCCAGGAGTGCCATCATTCGCAATCAGTGTATTGCCGACATGGTCATCGCCATGAATCAGTGAGTAATACTTCTGATCCGCATCTGCATGTTTCCAAAGGGCCTGAAAAGCCTTGCGTATGCGATCAGGGTCAAGGAGCTCCTTCGCAACAGGCGGCCGAACCTTTTCGTCAAAACGTGCTCCCCATGGCGCAGGCTCCAGAAGCGCAAGGATAATGTTTCGAACAGGGTTCTCCAGCTTTGATCCGTCTTTTCCAAAGAGCCAAGgatattcttcttccttaGTACTCCATGTCTTTGCGTGCAGACTGGCGAGTTGCTTTAGGGCTTCTCCAACACGCTCAGGTGCCCATGGTTCCAGGGGAGTGCCGAAAGTAGCTTCGCTTGATACATctgacatgatgaagatgccTTGCCCGTTGACTGTATCTGTACCTGCGAACCAGATCTTGGGAAGAAGCATCGTCGTCTGTGGAGCGACATGATAGTAAAACTCAGCCTCGCGACGATAAGTTGGTAACATCTGAGGAACCGTCTCACGAATCACCGGATTAAACCCCCCCTTCAGGACAACCCTACTAGGAATCTCCGtttcaacaccatcgccaaAAATGAGGTCCACAAAGATTTTGGACGAAGTGCCGTGTATAACAGAACTGATCTTAAAGTCCTTCACCGCAACGCCAAGAGCTTCAGATAGCCAGTCAGAAGTAACCTCGTCCGGCGTTAGCGGCAGCGGCTTTTCACTGTCGAAATTACCCCTCGGGGCTTGAGATCCCGTGACAAGGGAGTTAAACATCGTGATCAATTGTTTAAAAGGAGGATACGGGGAGAAAAGGTGGTGTTGCTTTTTTGTTGCATCAGCCAGTAACGTGGATTATATACCCTTGTCGGGTCCTCATTGCAACCCGCTTATAGCAAGCTTATCTGCAAGGGCACTACTCACTTGTAGCTGTTCGTATCAGCTCCTTGCTAGGTGGATTTCCCGTCCAGTTGGAGGCCTGGTCCGTTGTAAGAAAACCGTTGGTTCACCCTTGTAAAATCCGGCCGGGAGTTACATCCGCCATTTCGTCAGTGGAACATGTTTCATCGTCCGAGATATAAAGTTTACGCTAGTTCCTTCGTCGTCAGCTCAGGAAATACAACTCATGCCACATTATGCATGTTTCTCTTGTCAACCAGGGTTCTTGTATAGTCAGATCATTAGCTCTGATGCGGTTGTCAACTAGGAAAGACTTGGACAAAGAAAGAACCATTCGACGACATTCCAATAATGCCTTTAGCAAGAATCCTCTACTAGAATGGTTGCGAAATTTCTCTGAAGCAAAATTTATCCCCCGGGAATATTGGGTTGATATTGGGTTCACAGGTGGCCAGATCCTGACACTGATCGCCGTTAACCTAACCCCATACAGGGTGCAACTCGCTAGGGATGGTGCATGATACCAGAAATGCAACAGCTTATTCAGGAGTCACTCATCATGAACATGTCCATTCTAATGCCGATGTATCCTTCAGAAATTGCCGTCTGATTGGTGCTGGCTTGGCACTAACGGACCTGCTTTCCAGGGGCTTGAGAACTCTACATTGTCGCATCGGCTTGGCTTTACGAAAAATCCTTACAATGCAACATCACATCAAGTCCAGCTGAGCCCTTCAGCCAGCTGTAAATGTGATCTCCTTCCCGCTTCTCTCAATGCATTTTGGCTTGGGTTAAAGTCTTCGGCGTCATGGCTACTCTCGATCCTGGGGTGAATATCTACAACACGTCCGTTGTACCGCCGCCAATTGGCCAGGAGTCCAATTTTGACAGGCCGCTCTCCGACGTGCAACTCGCGACAATCACGGTCTTTGCAGTCACGTACTTTCTCGCCACGGTCTCTCTCGCTCTTCGATATGCCACAAGTGCGCTGGTCGTTAAGGAATGGGAACTCGATGTCGTGCTCATCACGCTCGCGTGGGGAACGGCGTTGGGCTACTTTATCTCGGTTTgcttcatgatgaagtaCGGATGGGGATCGCATGCTTGGGACGTCTCTCTTGCGGATATGGTTCAGTATAACAAGGTACGTGAACTAATCTCCTGGATACAGTCGTTCTTTGCTGACAATGACAGTACCTCTCTCCGACGACGTTAACGTACATGTGGAGTCCGACCCTGACGAAGCTCTCGATTCTCTCCGTTCTTTATCGCATCAGCCCGGCGCGAGGCTATCAGATCTCGGTCTACGTCATTGCAATCGCGTTGTTGATATATACCATCACCTTCACCGTCCTACTTTCAGGGCCGTGCAATCCGAAAGACGTTGGATCGGGTGTCTGCTTAAACAATCTAGCCATCTCCCAGGTCGTCTTGAACATCGCGACCGATTTGTCGATCATCATTCTCCCGCTTCCCACGTTGCATAGTCTTCAAATACCCTTTCGCCAAAAGGTTGTCGTCGGCTGTATTCTTTCTATTGGATCTGCGTACGTATCTACAGTTTGACTACGATACAAAGACATACTAACTGAAGCTGCAGGGTTCTGATCGCATCCATCGTCCGAGCCCCTTACGTCCGCATCATGGCCACCAACCCCGACTTCACCCGGAAACAAGCCGAAGCCGGCGTATGGTCCCTGGTCGAACTCAACATGGGCATTGTATGCAACAACCTGATGCGGCTGAAGCCGTTCCTCAGAACATACCTTCCCAGAGTCTTGACCTTTCTCGGTCTCACAGCGAAGTCGAAGCCTCAAGGAGAGAACCCTTCGAAGTCCAGCGGGAACTGGAGGGGCAGGCCTTCTCACAGTTATCAGCTCAACAGTTTAGAGCATGATGATCCCCATCATAAGAGTTTTAGAAAGGAGCCTTCAGTGGATGAGGCTGCTTTTGGGGACTTGGACAAGGAACCATCACGCCATAATGGTAGCACTGATGATATACTTAGATCATGACAATTATCCGCCGTTCCAGAAACTACGACAGCTATTTACAAGAGTTCACAAAGGTATTCAAATAGAAACATTGACTAGCCACCCTTTCCGATAACGCGACCCTTCCATAGTACTCCGACACATGCAAATCCTGAACACCATATCTTCGTTATAACCCAAGAGCCTCGGTTAGCTTGAGCTTCCGTAACCAAGACACGCTCTGCCTATCGAAGCTCCCAAGGCTGCCACGAAATGACTGCCCAGCAGTTTATTCTTTTTCGAGGCCATCGTCGACTTGAAGATACATATCTGTAGAAAGGCCTTGTTGGCCTACCCCATAGATTTGATCAGGCTCTATGGTACCATCTAGTTCCCCTCTTCCAGTAAGTCCCAGCTGAGATGCAGGAAGTACAAGGCTTTGACCAGTTGTGAACGCCCTGCCCTACAACCTCGGCGGTAATGACGTTACAGGTGAACCAGCACCCGGTCTTCATTGAGAACGCGCGGGTTAGGGTTGAGTGACCACATAAAAAGTGGTTGGTGTTCATGATCCAGACGCACATTGTGAGTTTTATATGAAGTCTGTTTGAAACGGCAAAAGCTGGCTGATGAGATAGGAGGGGGAGAAATTGCCGGCAGCTGCGCAAGCCGAATAAAAGGTAATAGACAGATGTAGCTATTGCCTATATCGCCGAGAAGTGAATTGTCGTCGGTATAGCTCTGAAAAGCTTgaatgatgagaagcaacAATCAAGATGAGTACTCGCGAGGTACTGTGCCTTGTTATCTATGTCGCAGGTTGCGCGTCGCATACGAAGCCAAGCCTGATGGCTCTCTCATATGCACGATATCACACCTGACTGAGTCTGACCAACGTGTTGGCTGAGTTGCAGATACAAGAAACAAGGGGTTTGAAAAGGATGTCCAAAGTGCAGTACATAACAACCGTGATACCAGAAGCCGCAAATCTGACTGCTCATGGTTACTGTTCGGAATAAATTCTCCGGAACAAAAGTGAAAGGCTTTTCACAGTATTCCATATTAGGAAGGTTTTATGGTATGGTGCTTACTGATGACGCCTCCAGAGCCTCGTGAGGCATAATCCTTCCCATTGGCTCTTGTTCCGAAACGACAAATAATCCATGTATATAGGTAAGCAAGGCGGAATCTTACAGGGCGAATGGCTGTCCACGTAAGACGTGATCGGGTCAGCATTACTGCTGTGCCACTTGACAGCCTGAAAATGCAGATTGATAACTGAGAAGTCGGAGAAACGTTAATTCAGCTACTTGTTTGGTCATGAGCTGAGAATCCTACAGATGCAGGGATAGACACTCATTGGCTGGGTGGCGTTGCCTCACTCGAGAAGTAGGACACCATGTCAGCATCGCTTCCAAAGAATGAGGCCTCACTCAATTAACCGAGACAAATGTGCGGTGTTTCTTAATTGATATTGGCAAAAGTCTCTATCGCTCCCATCGCTGCCTACTGCCAACTGACATATTCACGCAGCCTCACTCCATCCATGGCTATGGAAACATAGCCTTCAGGTTGGTATGGTATGATCCGATGATGAGGCCTCAATATTAAAGCCCGAGGGATTTTGTCTCGAGAATGCGACGCTGGGCTTTATGTTCCAGTCGCGCGGAATGGAAGTTAACCGAAGGCCTGTACAGTTCGGTGAAATCATACTGACTGCGACGCCTCTCGGCCATTGCATCAACTGCCTGAAGATCGTTCAGATAGCAAAATAATGAGGAGTTTAATGCACGAACCAGGCCTTAACGGACGGGGACATAAACAGCAGTGTAAGTGTTAGCCAGCAGTATAAAAACAGTGCACAGGGACTCAGAGAGCCAGGATCGATTTCCAAGAAAGGATATCAAAATCTCCAATTAATTACTATTCTATTCTATTCTAAAAACCTCTAAGCATCTAACTTCATCTAGACATAGGATATCAACGCTAACACCCAAAAGCGCCATAAGACGCAAATCATAATTCAACCTGTTTTGTCCGTCTTGGATTGCATTTCGTCTATTTGTTGGAGGACTTGGGCTTCCAGAGAACCCAAGCAAAAGTGATACACAGCTTGAGGAACGCAGCGATCCAAAGAGCTCCAGCAAATCCAACCCAGGACTTAGACAAGAAACCACCGGAAACAGCACCAGCGAAGAGAAGCACAGCTCCAGTGGCTCTTCGGTTTCGATCGGCATTGTCGTTGATAGGCGCAGTGAAGAGCTTTGCGTCGCTCATCATGTCGCAGTACAAACTTGTCAAGACAATAGTCGGCATGGCGTTGTACTTGAGGACACGACTGGCGACGATTTGGCCTGCACTCTGGAAAGCGagaatgatgatggcggCGTAGTCAGTTGCTGGGAACGAGTCCTGGACTCTCTCGATAATCCATCCGTCTTCGTGCACTGTTTCTCTACCATGAGGATGGTTATAGACTGCACCGGTTGTAGCGAGGATAGCTACGAGACCAGTGAGAAGAGCCTGGATCAAGAATGAAGTGATAAGAACCCATCGCTTCTGAGGTCCGAAAAATCGGtggaagcttgagaagaagagagctCCAAAGGCGAAGCAAACAATAGCGAGAAAACAGCGAGACCATGCTTTTCCAGGTAGGTTTTCGGGTTGATGACTGACGCCGAGACCAACAAAGATTGTGTTTCCTGCAACATGTGAGTTTGAGTTTTGAGATATCGATTGAGGCATATGAACTGACCTGTTTGCATACTAACGAAACAGCCATACATGTTGAACGCAGCGCTATCAACGAGACCAGCCACGAAGAAGCAGATGAGCAGCAGAATATCACCCCATCGCGTATCAATCTCCGTCGTGAATCTGCTGGCCACAGGGCTCTTGGACTCTCCCTTTGGCCCAGCTTCGGGGTTATCGCTACCAGAGTCGGGCATATTGACCGAGATGCCAAAATTTTCGGAGAAGCTGCCGAAACGTACTTCCTCTCAAAAAGTCGTTTCCAACGTCGATAACGCAGTTCGTTTCAATTCAACGGTCGCAAGAGTAATGACGTCTTTGAAAAAGTGAAAATATTTTTTTAGTCGACGCCTCAAAAGTTATTTTGAAagggaggagaagaagaaaaaaagagtCACTCCTTTAATCGGGATGACGTGCTGGGTGGGCCCACTATTATTGGGAGCGAAAATTGTCTGGGCTGAAAGAGATTAGGATGCGGCGATTTCGGCTCTGAATTGCTTCGCCAAGAAGCGTGCACAGACGATGCGTACGTGGACTAGTCTGGGCAAAATATTGTTAATGGGCTCTGTCTAAGTGGATAAGGCGAATTATATATGTAAAGGAACGTTATTCATAAGCCAAAATTACAGCCTTTCCTTTATTTTTGACAGCTACAATGGAGTGCAGTCATATCAGTAAATGTcaaagagagaagagatgCCAAGGTGCACTGCCTCGGATCAATGGGGCGCCTTCTATTGACAAAACAATACCAAGAATCGCGTACTGCCAAGCCGGCACTTGGCTTCCCATTCCGAGACCAATTTTTCTAGGCACTTAGACACCGCATATCCAGCCAAGACGGACGAGTTTCGAATGGTTTTAATAAATTTCGAACTGAGCTCTTGACTCCCTAGGAAACGTGACTTCTCGATTGTATCAGCttgagagaagaagtactTTTCCAAACTTGCAAGCAACTGTAAGTGGCTTGATTCAACAGAAGAATAGTTCAATACAACCTGATCCTAGCTCAAGACGGGATCCTCTCTCAAACAAAACCCTTCGATTCTTTATATTCAGTGCAGCCTTACATATCAAGTTTTGTAGTTGTCTAGTGTCCACGAACTTACCCTATAGAACTGTTGTGGCGTTTCGCCATTTCAACAACCACTTTGAAATATCCAGCTTTACCATGCGATAACGCCAATGGACCTCCGAATGGAAGTCTCGAGATATCATAAAGGTTTATGCAAAGCCTCATAATCGGTTTCCACGACTCAGAAATCCAATCACTGACATTTCGTGTAAAGGCAGCCACATGTGGCGCAGCAACCAGCACAAATGTTTTATGCAGGCAAAATTTAGAGGCggatttcttcttctgcacaTCAACTCATGGCTCTCTCATCATGTCGAACCCCGCAAACTCACAACCCGATAGCTTAATACAAGCTGAAAAATGCAAAGAATACTGGGAGTCCGTTGATTCCGACAATAATGGAATGCTTGGTGGTGTTTTATCCGTCATGCCTTCCGTTTCCCGCATCGATCTCCAAGGCTCACGCACGTTTCTAGCAAGATTAGGGATTGGTATCAAGAGCGGTAGACAGAGGATACCGAGAGTTCTCGAGGGTGGAGCGGGGTAAGTGTTCTTATCCGACGGTTCAGAAGGAACTTGCTGATGGTGAACTTCATAGAATTGGTAGGATCACAGAAGGactgcttctcaagcttgcaGACCAAGTTGACGTCGTTGAGCCCGTGGTCAAATTCACAGAAACCCTACGCGGTAAGCCTGGTGTAGGAGAAATTCACAACGTCGGCCTTGAGGAATGGGAACCTAGCGAGGGAGCGGTATACGATCTTATCTGGATCCAATGGTGCATAGGACATCTCAACGACGAGGAATTGGTGCAGTTTCTGGAGAGGTGCAAATCGGTGCTGGAGAAGGAACATGGCCTTATTGTGTTCAAGGAGAATTTGAGTACATGGGGCCAGGACAAgtttgatgagcttgacgGCAGCGTCACAAGGTGAGATATCTGACTGATTTTCTGGGGGGTTGTTTACTGACGAGTGATAGGGAGGATGAGAAGTTTCAGCAGCTCTTCAAGAAAGCGGGactgaagctgttgaaatCGGATATTCAGCGTGGATTCCCGGTTGTCAAGAACCGTCAGCTACTCCCGTTGAAGATGTATGCTCTTCGACCGGAGCAATAGATCACGGCAGCGTTTTCTCTCGGTTATATATCATTTCGGCGAATGGAGTCGGCGTCCACCAGAGCAGAACTGAGGACTCAAGGTGCACAGTGCGAATCAAAAATGCATTTGTTTGGCTGGCTAAGTCTCAGACGTTGATTTGTAATGTTCTTGAAGCGACAAAGGTGCTGCCAAGCCAACAGCTCAAACGCGACAACCGCCATTTTAGACCAGTGATTGGTCATGAAGGAAGCGCAACCAACCAACAGCTGTTTCAACAGAACGCTCATTGTCCCTTTGGCTTCAAGGCGTACATTTTAACA belongs to Fusarium oxysporum Fo47 chromosome V, complete sequence and includes:
- a CDS encoding kinase-like domain-containing protein, producing the protein MFNSLVTGSQAPRGNFDSEKPLPLTPDEVTSDWLSEALGVAVKDFKISSVIHGTSSKIFVDLIFGDGVETEIPSRVVLKGGFNPVIRETVPQMLPTYRREAEFYYHVAPQTTMLLPKIWFAGTDTVNGQGIFIMSDVSSEATFGTPLEPWAPERVGEALKQLASLHAKTWSTKEEEYPWLFGKDGSKLENPVRNIILALLEPAPWGARFDEKVRPPVAKELLDPDRIRKAFQALWKHADADQKYYSLIHGDDHVGNTLIANDGTPGFIDWQGLQYGPSVLDLAYFLTGALTVEDRRKHEASLVDTYLEALHKEGGPKLTREDLWDDYRRYSMQGFLWAMTPQTMQPDEVVFAMAERYSACIVDHGTLELLGV
- a CDS encoding uncharacterized protein (of unknown function-domain containing protein); this translates as MPDSGSDNPEAGPKGESKSPVASRFTTEIDTRWGDILLLICFFVAGLVDSAAFNMYGCFVSMQTGNTIFVGLGVSHQPENLPGKAWSRCFLAIVCFAFGALFFSSFHRFFGPQKRWVLITSFLIQALLTGLVAILATTGAVYNHPHGRETVHEDGWIIERVQDSFPATDYAAIIILAFQSAGQIVASRVLKYNAMPTIVLTSLYCDMMSDAKLFTAPINDNADRNRRATGAVLLFAGAVSGGFLSKSWVGFAGALWIAAFLKLCITFAWVLWKPKSSNK
- a CDS encoding alpha-N-methyltransferase NTM1, with the translated sequence MSNPANSQPDSLIQAEKCKEYWESVDSDNNGMLGGVLSVMPSVSRIDLQGSRTFLARLGIGIKSGRQRIPRVLEGGAGIGRITEGLLLKLADQVDVVEPVVKFTETLRGKPGVGEIHNVGLEEWEPSEGAVYDLIWIQWCIGHLNDEELVQFLERCKSVLEKEHGLIVFKENLSTWGQDKFDELDGSVTREDEKFQQLFKKAGLKLLKSDIQRGFPVVKNRQLLPLKMYALRPEQ